One stretch of Streptomyces sp. R21 DNA includes these proteins:
- a CDS encoding glycoside hydrolase family 2 TIM barrel-domain containing protein: MSGTPLTGGTPAADPLLALRPWEAPEVTSWGRLPMHAVDRRGRALSLDGDWRFQLLASPFAEPGPEWSSAQVPGAWTMQDTDDLPQYTNFRMPWGEFPPHSPAANPTGVYEREVDVPAEWAGRRIVLQVGAAESVLLVHVDGRPVGISKDSHLAAEFDLSAVVRPGQCATLRLTVVKWSDASHIEDQDQWWHGGITRSVLLYATDPLYLADVAVRARHDGELRVDCQVRHAAGALPSGWYVTGALESQLLAQDTEFDRLNTEDGRVSDFLGEARLTAVVPDVRPWTAETPELYDLTLRLHRADGSVCDTSHHLVGFRDVAIRGRDLLVNGERVYIRGVNRHDFHPLTGRTVSYDDMRADLALLKRFGFNAIRTAHYPNDPALYDLADELGFYVVDEADIEAHDHAHEIADDPRYLGAFVDRVSRMVLRDRNHPSVIIWSLGNESDYGANHDAAAGWLRRHDPTRPLQYEGAAKLDWADPSVASDIACPMYAPIEDCVAHARSGRQTKPIVQCEYSHAMGNSNGTLADTWAAIESTPGLQGGFIWEFWDHGILQRVNDGRPAGRGGAGLYDNGVAAPGHRWAYGGDFGETLHDGAFIADGVVFPDRTPKPVLYEHREIAAPLRLSYDNGLLVLRNHQHFRGLEWLAAEWELSLADGGTLTAPADLPEVAPGASAVVPLPFALPDDGGEAWLTLRVRTARDEAWAACGTEVCVPQVRLRAAGPGAPAAPPVDRTVPVDEDGLLVHPLLTAPPVLSLWRAPTDNDELGGMASRWRKWGLDTLVRKVVSVRHDGGRVTVDAEYAGLLGVVHHRQVFTPVDGGLHVEESAELPDVFDDVARVGSVFETVAGLDLLEWYGQGPWESYPDRCAGAPVGHHSLPVDELFTPYLRPQESGGRHGVRRFTLSAPDATGLAVEPAGPLQVSVTHHRAEDLTAASHHDELVPRSGCVVHLDAAHRGLGTASCGPDTSPSYRIPPGVHRWSWTLRVL; the protein is encoded by the coding sequence ATGTCCGGCACTCCCCTGACCGGTGGTACCCCGGCCGCCGATCCGCTGCTCGCGCTGCGCCCCTGGGAGGCGCCCGAGGTGACCTCCTGGGGGCGGCTGCCGATGCACGCCGTCGACCGGCGCGGGCGGGCGCTGTCCCTCGACGGCGACTGGCGCTTCCAGCTCCTGGCGAGCCCCTTCGCGGAGCCGGGCCCCGAGTGGTCCTCGGCGCAGGTGCCCGGCGCCTGGACCATGCAGGACACCGACGACCTGCCCCAGTACACCAACTTCCGCATGCCGTGGGGCGAGTTCCCGCCCCACTCCCCCGCCGCGAACCCGACGGGCGTGTACGAGCGGGAGGTGGACGTCCCCGCCGAGTGGGCCGGACGCCGGATCGTGCTCCAGGTCGGGGCCGCCGAGAGCGTGCTCCTCGTCCATGTGGACGGACGCCCGGTCGGCATCTCCAAGGACTCGCACCTCGCGGCCGAGTTCGACCTCTCCGCCGTCGTACGCCCCGGGCAGTGCGCCACCCTGCGGCTCACCGTCGTCAAGTGGTCGGACGCCTCGCACATCGAGGACCAGGACCAGTGGTGGCACGGCGGGATCACCCGCTCGGTGCTGCTGTACGCGACCGATCCGCTGTACCTCGCGGACGTGGCGGTGCGGGCGCGCCACGACGGTGAGCTGCGGGTCGACTGCCAGGTGCGGCACGCGGCGGGCGCGCTGCCTTCCGGGTGGTACGTCACCGGCGCCCTGGAGAGCCAACTCCTCGCCCAGGACACGGAGTTCGACCGTCTCAACACCGAGGACGGCCGGGTCTCCGACTTCCTCGGCGAGGCCCGGCTCACCGCGGTCGTCCCCGACGTCCGCCCCTGGACGGCTGAGACGCCCGAGCTGTACGACCTGACCCTGCGCCTGCACCGCGCCGACGGCTCCGTCTGCGACACCTCGCACCATCTGGTCGGCTTCCGCGACGTCGCGATCCGCGGCCGGGACCTGCTGGTCAACGGCGAGCGGGTCTACATCCGGGGCGTCAACCGGCACGACTTCCATCCGCTGACGGGCAGGACGGTGTCGTACGACGACATGCGCGCGGACCTGGCGCTGCTCAAGCGCTTCGGGTTCAACGCCATCCGCACCGCCCACTACCCGAACGACCCGGCGCTCTACGACCTCGCCGACGAGCTGGGCTTCTACGTCGTGGACGAGGCGGACATCGAGGCGCACGACCACGCCCACGAGATCGCCGACGATCCGCGCTATCTCGGCGCCTTCGTGGACCGGGTCTCGCGGATGGTCCTGCGGGACCGCAACCACCCCTCGGTGATCATCTGGTCGCTGGGCAACGAGTCCGACTACGGCGCCAACCACGACGCGGCCGCGGGCTGGCTGCGCCGCCACGACCCGACCCGGCCGCTCCAGTACGAGGGCGCGGCCAAGCTCGACTGGGCCGACCCCTCGGTCGCCTCCGACATCGCCTGCCCGATGTACGCGCCCATCGAGGACTGCGTCGCCCACGCCCGCTCCGGCAGGCAGACCAAGCCGATCGTCCAGTGCGAGTACTCGCACGCCATGGGCAACAGCAACGGCACGCTCGCCGACACCTGGGCGGCCATCGAGTCGACCCCGGGGCTTCAGGGCGGTTTCATCTGGGAGTTCTGGGACCACGGCATTCTCCAGCGTGTGAACGACGGAAGACCGGCCGGGCGCGGTGGCGCCGGGCTGTATGACAACGGTGTCGCGGCCCCCGGCCATCGCTGGGCGTACGGCGGCGACTTCGGCGAGACACTCCACGACGGCGCCTTCATCGCCGACGGAGTGGTCTTCCCCGACCGCACGCCAAAGCCGGTGCTGTACGAGCACCGGGAGATCGCGGCGCCGCTGCGGCTGTCGTACGACAACGGGCTTCTCGTCCTCCGCAACCACCAGCACTTCCGGGGGCTGGAGTGGCTGGCCGCCGAGTGGGAGCTGTCGCTCGCGGACGGCGGCACCCTGACTGCCCCGGCCGACCTGCCCGAGGTGGCGCCCGGCGCCTCGGCCGTGGTGCCGCTGCCGTTCGCGCTCCCCGACGACGGGGGCGAGGCCTGGCTGACGCTGCGGGTGAGGACGGCGCGGGACGAGGCATGGGCGGCCTGCGGCACCGAAGTGTGTGTACCGCAGGTGCGGTTGCGGGCGGCCGGTCCGGGAGCCCCGGCCGCCCCGCCGGTCGACCGCACTGTCCCGGTCGACGAGGACGGCCTGCTCGTCCATCCCCTGCTCACGGCCCCGCCCGTGCTGTCCCTGTGGCGGGCGCCCACCGACAACGACGAGCTCGGCGGCATGGCCTCGCGCTGGCGGAAGTGGGGTCTCGACACGCTCGTCCGCAAGGTCGTCTCGGTGCGCCATGACGGCGGCCGGGTGACCGTGGACGCCGAGTACGCCGGTCTGCTCGGCGTCGTCCACCACCGGCAGGTGTTCACGCCGGTCGACGGCGGTCTCCATGTCGAGGAGTCGGCCGAGCTGCCGGACGTGTTCGACGACGTGGCGCGGGTCGGCTCGGTGTTCGAGACGGTCGCGGGCCTCGATCTGCTGGAGTGGTACGGGCAGGGCCCTTGGGAGTCCTATCCGGACCGCTGTGCCGGGGCACCGGTCGGCCATCACTCCCTCCCCGTGGACGAGTTGTTCACCCCCTATCTGCGCCCGCAGGAGAGCGGCGGCCGGCATGGCGTACGGCGGTTCACGCTGTCGGCGCCGGACGCCACCGGTCTCGCGGTCGAGCCGGCCGGACCGCTCCAGGTCTCCGTCACCCACCACCGCGCCGAGGACCTGACGGCCGCCTCGCACCACGACGAGCTGGTGCCGCGCTCCGGGTGCGTGGTGCACCTCGACGCGGCCCACCGGGGGCTGGGCACGGCGTCGTGCGGCCCCGACACCTCCCCCTCGTACCGCATCCCCCCGGGCGTCCACCGCTGGAGCTGGACCCTGCGCGTTCTCTGA
- a CDS encoding LamG-like jellyroll fold domain-containing protein, whose translation MCTSHDQNQGEAEQAGAARRSFLRATALLGAAATAGVALPTVAEAAPASASSRRPDPESRRFTVAVMPDTQYLFDGPSIDKTPVEASLRYLLEHGKDENIVFLSHLGDLTQNGAKEEFAAIGDAFRPLDRRGVGYSVLAGNHDVRSSTDDGRGATPYLDTFGPKRFKGAATFGGASSDGYNTFHLFEAGGRQWMVLALDWRLSAAGYAWAKDVLAQHPTTPVILTTHELVVEDDTLSAYGQQLWDRLVADHDQIFLTLNGHYWPAARATRRNTAGHDVHLHLTNYQNRYFGGAAMIRLYRFDLDRNVIDVETISPWILGRAAKGLNELERQEIELSGDADRFSVPIDFEERFSGFAPAPARPSRPAAKMLVPGTVAYWRFDGHADGAAVTGTVRDLSGRGNDLTLLTVGGGSLNWSSDHHPDQPGHGSLEFQGFKSPLKGAYLRTVDGAPLNSATFGNGYTIEAFYRLPADWDPDHHAWSGIVSRTGTGGAAGKTGDDPDEPLATLSLSNDREPQWAARPLNQEGIATNWGQETPLETWWHLAVVSEGKHTTLYVEGCPTVRNPKAVAVGLASVGLPWLLGGYEYAGRIDQILHGRLGDVRIVQRALPVTSFMNH comes from the coding sequence GTGTGTACTTCGCATGACCAGAACCAGGGCGAGGCCGAGCAGGCCGGTGCCGCAAGACGCAGTTTCCTCAGGGCCACGGCGCTGCTCGGCGCCGCCGCCACGGCCGGGGTCGCACTGCCCACCGTGGCCGAGGCGGCTCCCGCGAGCGCGAGCAGCAGGCGGCCCGACCCGGAAAGCCGTCGCTTCACGGTCGCCGTGATGCCCGACACCCAGTACCTCTTCGACGGTCCGAGCATCGACAAGACCCCCGTCGAGGCATCCCTGCGCTATCTCCTCGAGCACGGGAAGGACGAGAACATCGTCTTCCTGTCCCACCTCGGCGATCTCACGCAGAACGGCGCGAAGGAGGAGTTCGCGGCGATCGGAGACGCCTTCCGGCCGCTGGACCGGCGGGGCGTCGGCTACAGCGTCCTCGCCGGCAACCACGACGTACGGTCCTCCACCGACGACGGGCGCGGCGCGACGCCGTACCTGGACACCTTCGGGCCGAAGCGGTTCAAGGGCGCGGCCACGTTCGGGGGCGCCTCCTCGGACGGCTACAACACCTTCCACCTCTTCGAGGCGGGCGGGCGGCAGTGGATGGTGCTCGCGCTGGACTGGCGGCTGTCGGCGGCGGGTTACGCGTGGGCGAAGGACGTCCTCGCGCAGCATCCGACGACACCGGTGATCCTCACGACGCACGAGCTGGTCGTCGAGGACGACACCCTGTCGGCCTACGGCCAGCAGCTGTGGGACCGCCTCGTGGCGGACCACGACCAGATCTTCCTCACCCTCAACGGCCACTACTGGCCCGCCGCCCGCGCAACACGCAGGAACACGGCCGGACATGACGTCCACCTCCATCTGACGAACTATCAGAACCGGTATTTCGGCGGCGCGGCGATGATCCGGCTCTACCGCTTCGACCTGGACCGGAACGTCATCGACGTCGAGACGATCTCGCCTTGGATCCTGGGCCGGGCTGCGAAGGGGCTCAACGAGCTGGAGCGGCAGGAGATCGAACTCAGCGGTGACGCCGACCGGTTCTCGGTGCCGATCGACTTCGAGGAGCGCTTTTCCGGCTTCGCCCCGGCGCCCGCGCGCCCGTCGCGGCCCGCGGCGAAGATGCTCGTCCCCGGCACCGTCGCCTACTGGCGCTTCGACGGTCACGCCGACGGCGCCGCCGTGACCGGCACGGTCCGCGACCTCTCCGGGCGCGGGAACGACCTCACACTGCTCACCGTCGGCGGCGGCTCGCTGAACTGGTCGTCCGACCACCACCCCGACCAGCCCGGCCACGGCAGCCTGGAGTTCCAGGGCTTCAAGTCCCCGCTGAAGGGCGCGTACCTGCGCACCGTCGACGGCGCGCCGCTCAACTCCGCAACGTTCGGGAACGGTTACACCATCGAGGCGTTCTACCGACTGCCCGCCGACTGGGACCCGGACCACCACGCCTGGTCCGGCATCGTGAGCCGCACCGGCACGGGCGGCGCGGCGGGCAAGACCGGTGACGACCCCGACGAACCGCTCGCCACACTCTCGCTCTCCAACGACCGCGAGCCGCAGTGGGCCGCACGACCGCTCAACCAGGAGGGCATCGCCACCAACTGGGGCCAGGAAACGCCCCTGGAGACCTGGTGGCACCTCGCGGTCGTCAGCGAAGGCAAGCACACCACGCTCTACGTCGAGGGCTGCCCGACCGTCCGCAACCCGAAGGCGGTCGCGGTCGGCCTCGCCTCGGTCGGGCTGCCGTGGCTCCTCGGCGGCTACGAGTACGCGGGCCGGATCGACCAGATCCTGCACGGACGGCTCGGCGACGTCCGGATCGTCCAACGCGCCCTGCCCGTCACGTCGTTCATGAACCACTGA
- a CDS encoding histidinol-phosphatase, whose amino-acid sequence MTEQQLPSWADPSVSPASLDAQGTSRRHLLRSAGLFGAAFALGSAAAPAAAAGRGFGGDDPRLAYLVGDHHVHSVYSHDAKYLFSQLARAGARYGLDWMVFNEHSNFGHAHYGAKLEHQEILKARAENPRQLIFQGLEWYIPAAEHATVFAAPGPHEVDLLTQFELAYDGKLLGYAEGSAGSPDTARNEAHAVKAIQWLAEQRRTGYVDDVLVLANHPLRLGIDSPHEMRNWRDAAPEIVIGMEGAPGAQGAAIPGWRGTTSIRGEYENKPSAQSWSGYPADAYLTYGGFDWATATVGGLWDSMLAEGRLFSITTNSDNHRTVFDTWKNGDWPAGQNFDNTGKLPDPVNTDTPQPGSDFWPGEFSRTHVGVTRYGYRAVMAGMRAGRVWLDHGHLLDGLDVRIKRDCDFGPGVTLGGRLRVRKGEKLTLSVTVTTASRPNPQGILPELAHVDVIRGAVRGPATDRDAWRAPDTRVVHTQDVSGRKGTYTLRIPLTAGDESFYVRLRGSDGNRHGAGYLGATVDPHGPIPHEPGNGDPWADTWFYANPIFVDVAGG is encoded by the coding sequence ATGACCGAGCAGCAGCTGCCCTCCTGGGCCGACCCGTCCGTCTCCCCCGCCTCCCTCGACGCCCAGGGCACCTCCCGGCGTCATCTCCTGCGCAGCGCAGGCCTGTTCGGCGCGGCCTTCGCCCTCGGTTCCGCGGCGGCCCCCGCCGCCGCGGCCGGGCGGGGATTCGGCGGCGACGACCCGCGCCTCGCCTACCTCGTCGGCGACCACCACGTGCACTCCGTCTACAGCCACGACGCGAAGTACCTGTTCTCCCAGCTCGCCCGGGCCGGTGCCCGCTACGGCCTGGACTGGATGGTCTTCAACGAGCACTCCAACTTCGGGCACGCCCACTACGGCGCGAAGCTGGAGCACCAGGAGATCCTCAAGGCGCGCGCCGAGAACCCGCGCCAGCTGATCTTCCAGGGCCTGGAGTGGTACATCCCGGCCGCCGAGCACGCCACGGTGTTCGCCGCGCCCGGCCCGCACGAGGTGGACCTGCTCACGCAGTTCGAACTCGCCTACGACGGCAAGCTGCTCGGCTACGCGGAAGGGTCCGCGGGCAGCCCCGACACGGCACGCAACGAGGCACACGCCGTCAAGGCCATCCAGTGGCTCGCCGAGCAGCGCCGCACCGGGTACGTCGACGACGTCCTCGTCCTCGCCAACCATCCGCTGCGCCTGGGCATCGACTCGCCGCACGAGATGCGCAACTGGCGTGACGCGGCACCCGAGATCGTGATCGGCATGGAGGGCGCGCCCGGTGCCCAGGGCGCGGCCATCCCCGGCTGGCGCGGTACGACGTCGATCCGCGGCGAGTACGAGAACAAGCCGTCGGCGCAGTCGTGGTCGGGCTATCCGGCGGACGCGTATCTGACGTACGGCGGCTTCGACTGGGCGACGGCGACCGTCGGCGGGCTGTGGGACTCGATGCTGGCCGAGGGCCGGCTGTTCTCGATCACCACCAACTCCGACAACCACCGGACCGTCTTCGACACCTGGAAGAACGGCGACTGGCCTGCCGGGCAGAACTTCGACAACACCGGCAAGCTGCCCGACCCGGTGAACACCGACACCCCGCAGCCGGGCAGCGACTTCTGGCCCGGCGAGTTCAGCCGCACCCATGTCGGTGTGACCCGCTACGGATACCGCGCGGTGATGGCCGGGATGCGCGCGGGCCGCGTCTGGCTCGACCACGGGCATCTGCTGGACGGGCTCGACGTGCGGATCAAGCGCGACTGCGACTTCGGGCCGGGTGTGACCCTCGGCGGCCGGTTGCGCGTCCGCAAGGGCGAGAAGCTCACCCTGTCCGTCACCGTGACGACGGCCTCGCGCCCCAACCCGCAGGGAATCCTGCCGGAGTTGGCCCATGTCGACGTGATCCGCGGCGCGGTGCGCGGGCCCGCCACCGACCGTGACGCGTGGCGCGCACCCGACACCCGGGTCGTGCACACCCAGGACGTGAGCGGCCGCAAGGGGACGTACACCCTGCGCATCCCGCTGACCGCCGGGGACGAGTCCTTCTACGTCCGGCTGCGCGGCAGCGACGGCAACCGGCACGGTGCGGGCTACCTCGGTGCCACGGTCGACCCGCACGGGCCGATCCCGCACGAGCCCGGCAACGGTGACCCGTGGGCCGATACATGGTTCTATGCGAACCCCATATTCGTCGACGTGGCGGGTGGCTGA
- a CDS encoding MaoC family dehydratase yields MGITVNGLDELKKLAGSDLGTSEWIEVTQERIDTFADATGDHQWIHVDPEKAAAGPFGAPIAHGYLTLSLFIPLFTELLDVEGVSTKVNYGLNKVRFPAPVKVGSRVRLVAKLASVEDVPGGVQIAVDGAIEIDGGGKPAAVLQSLSRFYA; encoded by the coding sequence ATGGGCATCACCGTCAACGGCCTCGACGAACTGAAGAAGCTCGCGGGCAGCGACCTCGGCACCAGCGAGTGGATCGAGGTCACCCAAGAGCGCATCGACACCTTCGCCGACGCCACCGGCGACCACCAGTGGATCCATGTCGACCCCGAGAAGGCCGCGGCGGGCCCGTTCGGCGCGCCCATCGCGCACGGCTATCTGACCCTGTCCCTCTTCATCCCGCTCTTCACCGAGCTGCTGGACGTCGAGGGCGTCTCCACCAAGGTCAACTACGGCCTGAACAAGGTGCGTTTCCCCGCGCCGGTGAAGGTCGGCTCGCGCGTCCGGCTGGTCGCCAAGCTCGCCTCGGTCGAGGACGTGCCGGGCGGCGTGCAGATCGCCGTCGACGGCGCGATAGAGATCGACGGCGGCGGGAAGCCCGCCGCCGTCCTGCAGAGCCTGTCACGCTTCTACGCCTGA
- the menE gene encoding o-succinylbenzoate--CoA ligase, with protein sequence MRNEGLGSWPARRARKTPQRTALIHGDTAVTYAELYARTTRLAHALKARGIRRGDRIAYLGPNHPSYLETLFAAGTLGAVFVPLNTRLAGPEIAYQLADSGARALVYAPAFAGLVAGLPGSSDVRTYVEVGAEYEELVASAADEPIDQPVTADDTCIIMYTSGTTGRPKGAMLTHGNLTWNAINVLVDHDLIADERALVSAPLFHTAGLNMLTLPVLLKGGTCVLVEAFDPAATFDLIEQHRITFMFGVPTMFDQVARHPRWADADLSSLRILTCGGSPVPTPLIAAYQQRGLTFLQGYGMTEASPGTLFLDAEHATSKAGSAGVPHFFSDVRVVRPDLTPADVGETGEVVVHGPHVMPGYWGLPDETAAVLADGWFRSGDAARIDEDGYVFIVDRIKDMIISGGENIYPAEIEDLLLGHPDIVECAVIGVPDDKWGEVPRAVVVPREGVDLDPDAVLASLAGRIAKYKIPKSVVVADELPRTASGKLLKSRVRTRYGITNS encoded by the coding sequence ATGCGCAACGAGGGACTGGGGTCGTGGCCCGCACGCCGGGCCCGGAAGACCCCCCAACGCACCGCCCTGATTCACGGGGACACCGCGGTCACCTACGCGGAGCTGTACGCACGCACCACCCGCCTCGCCCACGCCCTGAAGGCCCGCGGCATCCGCCGGGGCGACCGGATCGCCTATCTGGGCCCCAACCACCCCTCGTACCTGGAGACGCTGTTCGCGGCGGGCACCCTGGGCGCGGTCTTCGTGCCGCTCAACACCCGCCTCGCCGGGCCCGAGATCGCCTACCAGCTCGCCGACTCGGGAGCCAGGGCCCTCGTCTACGCACCCGCGTTCGCCGGGCTCGTGGCCGGACTCCCGGGCAGCTCAGATGTCCGTACGTACGTCGAAGTGGGTGCCGAATACGAGGAGTTGGTGGCCTCGGCCGCCGACGAGCCGATCGACCAGCCCGTCACCGCGGACGACACCTGCATCATCATGTACACCTCGGGGACGACCGGGCGGCCCAAGGGCGCGATGCTCACGCACGGAAACCTGACCTGGAACGCGATCAACGTCCTCGTCGACCACGACCTGATCGCCGACGAACGTGCCCTGGTCTCCGCCCCGTTGTTCCACACGGCCGGGCTGAACATGCTCACCCTGCCCGTGCTGCTCAAGGGCGGTACCTGCGTCCTGGTCGAGGCCTTCGACCCGGCGGCCACCTTCGACCTGATCGAACAGCACCGGATCACCTTCATGTTCGGGGTGCCGACGATGTTCGACCAGGTGGCCAGGCACCCGCGCTGGGCCGACGCGGACCTGTCCTCGCTGCGGATCCTCACCTGCGGCGGCTCGCCCGTGCCGACCCCGCTGATCGCCGCCTACCAGCAGCGCGGGCTCACCTTCCTCCAGGGCTACGGCATGACGGAGGCCTCGCCCGGCACGCTGTTCCTGGACGCCGAGCACGCGACCAGCAAGGCGGGTTCGGCGGGCGTGCCGCACTTCTTCAGCGACGTGCGCGTGGTGCGCCCCGACCTCACACCGGCCGACGTCGGGGAGACCGGCGAGGTCGTCGTGCACGGGCCGCATGTCATGCCCGGATACTGGGGGCTGCCCGACGAGACGGCCGCCGTCCTCGCCGACGGCTGGTTCCGCAGCGGGGACGCCGCCCGCATCGACGAGGACGGCTACGTCTTCATCGTCGACCGCATCAAAGACATGATCATCTCGGGTGGGGAGAACATCTATCCCGCCGAGATCGAGGACCTGCTCCTCGGCCACCCCGACATCGTCGAATGCGCGGTCATCGGCGTGCCCGACGACAAGTGGGGCGAGGTGCCGCGCGCGGTGGTCGTCCCCCGCGAGGGCGTCGACCTCGACCCGGACGCCGTGCTCGCCTCGCTGGCCGGGCGCATCGCCAAGTACAAGATCCCCAAATCGGTGGTCGTCGCGGACGAGTTGCCGCGCACGGCCTCCGGAAAGCTCCTCAAGTCCCGGGTCCGCACCCGGTACGGCATCACCAACTCTTAG
- a CDS encoding amidohydrolase family protein — MDPNELVAIDVHTHAEVSSKGHASLDDDLHDASSAYFKVAGKRKPTLEETAAYYRERKMAAVIFTVDAESATGTEPVPNEEVAEAAAANPDVLIPFASIDPFRGKAGVKQARRLVEEYGVKGFKFHPSIQGFFPNDRSVAYDLYEVIEETGTIALFHTGQTGIGAGVPGGGGIRLKYSNPLHVDDVAADFPHLKIILAHPSFPWQDEALAVATHKPGVHIDLSGWSPKYFPPQLIQYANTLLKDKVLFGSDYPVLTPDRWLADFAKLPIKDEVRPKILKENAARLLGLAKP; from the coding sequence ATGGACCCGAACGAACTGGTCGCGATCGACGTCCACACCCATGCGGAGGTCTCCTCCAAGGGCCACGCGTCGCTCGACGACGACCTGCACGACGCCTCCAGCGCCTACTTCAAGGTCGCGGGCAAGCGCAAGCCCACCCTGGAGGAGACGGCCGCCTACTACCGCGAGCGGAAGATGGCCGCGGTGATCTTCACGGTCGACGCCGAGTCCGCCACCGGCACCGAGCCCGTCCCCAACGAGGAGGTCGCCGAGGCGGCCGCCGCCAACCCGGACGTCCTCATCCCCTTCGCCTCCATCGACCCCTTCCGCGGCAAGGCCGGGGTCAAGCAGGCCCGCCGTCTGGTCGAGGAGTACGGGGTGAAGGGCTTCAAGTTCCACCCCAGCATCCAGGGCTTCTTCCCCAACGACCGCTCGGTGGCGTACGACCTCTACGAGGTGATCGAGGAGACCGGCACCATCGCGCTGTTCCACACGGGACAGACCGGGATCGGCGCCGGTGTCCCCGGCGGCGGCGGGATCCGCCTGAAGTACTCCAACCCGCTGCACGTCGACGACGTCGCCGCCGACTTCCCGCACCTCAAGATCATCCTGGCGCACCCGTCCTTCCCCTGGCAGGACGAGGCGCTCGCCGTCGCCACGCACAAGCCGGGCGTGCACATCGACTTGTCCGGCTGGTCGCCGAAGTACTTCCCGCCGCAGCTGATCCAGTACGCGAACACGCTGCTCAAGGACAAGGTGCTGTTCGGCTCCGACTACCCGGTCCTCACCCCGGACCGCTGGCTCGCGGACTTCGCCAAGCTGCCCATCAAGGACGAGGTCAGGCCGAAGATCCTCAAGGAGAACGCGGCCCGGCTGCTCGGGCTCGCGAAACCGTAA
- a CDS encoding SDR family NAD(P)-dependent oxidoreductase: MPSIDLTGKVAVVTGSGRGLGLAYAHALAAAGASVVVNDVDEAVAEQAVKAITAAGGTAVAEVVPVGTSEAADRLVNRAVEEFGRLDILVTNAGILRDKVLWKMTDDDFDAVITTHLKGTFTCARAAAVRMREQGEGGSLILVGSPAGQRGNFGQTNYAAAKAGIAAMARTWSMELGRAGITVNAIVPVAATAMTETIPAFAPYIEANRAGEPLPDFLRKGEGFGTPEDCAALVPFLASEAARQVTGQAIGIGGDKVALWSHPQEIKAAYADGGWTPDTLADVWATSLGAEPQTVGIPAPKLPEA, translated from the coding sequence GTGCCCAGCATCGATCTCACCGGCAAGGTCGCCGTCGTCACCGGCAGCGGCCGTGGCCTCGGCCTGGCCTACGCGCACGCTCTCGCCGCCGCCGGCGCCTCCGTGGTCGTCAACGACGTGGACGAGGCCGTCGCCGAGCAGGCCGTCAAGGCGATCACCGCGGCGGGCGGCACCGCCGTGGCCGAGGTGGTCCCGGTCGGCACCAGCGAGGCCGCCGACCGCCTGGTCAACCGCGCCGTGGAGGAGTTCGGACGGCTCGACATCCTGGTCACCAACGCGGGCATCCTGCGCGACAAGGTGCTGTGGAAGATGACCGACGACGACTTCGACGCGGTGATCACCACCCACCTCAAGGGCACCTTCACCTGCGCCCGCGCCGCCGCCGTACGGATGCGCGAGCAGGGCGAGGGCGGCAGCCTGATCCTGGTCGGTTCGCCGGCCGGGCAGCGCGGGAACTTCGGCCAGACGAACTATGCCGCCGCGAAAGCGGGCATCGCCGCCATGGCCCGCACCTGGTCGATGGAGCTCGGCCGGGCGGGCATCACCGTCAACGCGATCGTGCCGGTCGCCGCGACCGCGATGACCGAGACCATCCCCGCCTTCGCGCCCTACATCGAGGCCAACCGGGCGGGCGAGCCGCTGCCCGACTTCCTCCGCAAGGGCGAGGGCTTCGGCACCCCCGAGGACTGCGCGGCCCTGGTGCCCTTCCTCGCCTCGGAGGCCGCCCGCCAGGTCACCGGCCAGGCCATCGGCATCGGCGGCGACAAGGTGGCACTCTGGTCCCATCCGCAGGAGATCAAGGCGGCGTACGCGGACGGCGGCTGGACCCCGGACACCCTCGCCGACGTCTGGGCCACCTCGCTCGGCGCCGAGCCGCAGACCGTCGGGATCCCCGCGCCGAAGCTCCCGGAGGCGTGA
- a CDS encoding MarR family winged helix-turn-helix transcriptional regulator, producing MRGLHADTGYLLYRLGLRSGQLFNTFLQESGLRLRHYALLRFLATSEGALQRELSTRLGYDPSAIVGLVDDLEKLGFAERRPSPDDRRSRIVVLTQDGRSFLRDTDEAGLRVTNDLLQPLDPAEAETLHGLLQRIAETELDS from the coding sequence ATGCGCGGGCTGCACGCGGACACCGGTTATCTCCTGTACCGGCTGGGTCTGCGCTCGGGTCAGTTGTTCAACACGTTTCTGCAGGAGTCGGGGCTGCGCCTGCGCCACTACGCGCTGCTGCGCTTCCTGGCCACCTCCGAAGGCGCGCTCCAGCGGGAGCTGAGCACCCGGCTCGGCTATGACCCGAGCGCGATCGTCGGCCTGGTCGACGACCTGGAGAAGCTCGGTTTCGCCGAGCGGCGCCCCTCGCCGGACGACCGCCGCAGCCGCATCGTCGTCCTGACGCAGGACGGCCGGTCGTTCCTGCGCGACACCGACGAAGCGGGCCTGCGCGTCACCAACGATCTGCTCCAGCCCCTCGACCCCGCCGAGGCCGAGACTCTGCACGGGCTCCTGCAACGGATCGCCGAGACCGAACTCGACTCATGA